A genome region from Camelina sativa cultivar DH55 chromosome 10, Cs, whole genome shotgun sequence includes the following:
- the LOC104720342 gene encoding protein SRC2-like, which translates to MANLTLELNIRSASNLVNVNLITKMNVYVNITIHDENSRKKQKAKTNVDRSRGSNPVWYHPVKFSVSERLVYDDRLTLVMRLISRGYLGNKDIGRVSIPLLELLNSVNPPTNEAGNSQEMKLMIYQVRTPSGKRSGTLTFSYRFKPDLPAIINQSSVPPPYQIAHPPQSPIEFPKLSQPRDFLKHPFASGSSKGHLPVSYGAVETEEADQSKSHAPPPASHQGYGRYGYASPSPVGYGYASPSYQHPKETGLGIGIGLGAGLLGGLVMGDIVSDVANCFDD; encoded by the coding sequence ATGGCAAATCTAACTCTAGAACTCAACATTAGATCTGCAAGCAACCTTGTAAATGTCAATCTCATCACAAAGATGAATGTTTACGTCAACATCACCATTCATGACGAAAATTCccgaaagaaacaaaaggcaAAAACCAATGTCGATCGCTCCCGTGGATCTAACCCGGTTTGGTATCACCCAGTCAAATTTTCTGTCAGTGAGAGATTGGTGTATGATGATCGTTTGACACTCGTCATGAGACTGATATCTCGTGGATACCTAGGCAACAAAGATATCGGAAGAGTTAGCATCCCATTACTTGAACTTTTGAATTCAGTTAACCCGCCAACTAACGAAGCTGGTAATAGCCAAGAGATGAAACTGATGATTTATCAGGTGAGAACCCCGTCAGGTAAACGGTCAGGGACTTTAACTTTCTCATACCGGTTTAAACCAGATTTACCGGCGATCATTAACCAGAGTTCTGTTCCACCACCGTATCAAATCGCACATCCACCACAATCGCCAATTGAGTTTCCTAAGTTGTCTCAGCCGCGGGATTTTCTAAAACATCCTTTTGCTTCCGGATCAAGCAAGGGTCATCTTCCAGTATCCTACGGTGCTGTGGAGACGGAGGAAGCTGATCAATCTAAGAGCCACGCGCCACCACCAGCTAGCCACCAAGGATATGGACGGTATGGTTATGCGTCGCCGTCACCGGTGGGATATGGATACGCAAGTCCGTCGTATCAGCACCCGAAGGAGACTGGGCTTGGAATTGGAATTGGATTGGGAGCTGGGCTTTTGGGTGGGCTGGTGATGGGTGATATAGTGTCTGATGTCGCAAACTGCTTTGatgattaa